The Pygocentrus nattereri isolate fPygNat1 chromosome 12, fPygNat1.pri, whole genome shotgun sequence genome includes the window ccttccactgtgagaagaccactcagcgctgtgggtctgaaaggacgtgtagctgatcaagaagaacctcactgagaaaaggagacggacacaccaaacaaagaagctggacgatggactgaccgccccagagtccagacctcagcaccactgaatgggtttgatcacttcaggaaaccatcaaccagcttctcagactgagctttggaggcgtgtctgcaggttctttgaggagctgaaagtgaggatcctgagaagaacggaagctggaatgaaggcaGAGAGGGACTCACTgcccctcacacagctgagaggagatttagctgatgagctgaaaatgaataactccaACTTAAAGGCTGTTGTCTGGAAAAACCAAACGCACTTACAGGTGAGTGATGTAGTACATCACCGCCCAGCCTTCAATAGGACGTCCCTCCGTGTTGATGAAGTGATAGTTGATCTAAAATAAGGAGACAGCATTTCAGGAAAGCAGTAACTATACTaataatttacatacatcatcTACTACATTCTTCTTGTATTTAATGTTTCCTTGTGTCATTTCTTCATGCACTATCCACatgatcattttaaatttttcactgtcctggctgtttttgttaccgtGCCTTTAGTACtgatacagctgtatgcaataGTCTGGGTACTCTTGATCAAAGTAcacgttttgctgattttctaaatgaaaagaaaataataaagcaaGTGGAGGCCTCATTTTATGGGACAGTCAGAAGTTCTCCTTGTTTTAGCTTATAAGGAGCATTTACTTCATTTCTATATTGAGTACTTTTGCACTCACACTGTGGAACACCAGAGACACGGCTTTAATGTAGGCCAGAGACGCCATCAACCAGTGGATCTTAAACACGCTGTACCTGCGAAAGAAaaagccaaacacacacagttcagCCAAACACAGCGCAGCACCTTCAGGAGGGTCACACTGTGTCTGAGATTTACACAGCTCTGTTCTTTATTCAATGAAACAGCAATTTCATGTTTtaactgtgcagtaaaatgtgcagcagtgcgtctctgtagaggatgaggaacttattcacactcagaaaatcaacaacatggAATCTGACCAggtgcaaacttttgcatagggcTGTACAGAAGGGAAgcaagcgtgtgtgtgtgtgtgtgtctgtgtgtgcgtgtgtttgtgtgtgtgcatgtgtctgtatgtgcgtgcttgcgcgtgtgtgtgtgcatgtgcgtgtgtttgtgtgtgcgtgtgagtgtgtttgtgtgtgtgcatgtgtttgtgtgtgtgcgtgcgtgtgtgtgtgcatgtgcgtgtgtttgtgtgtgtgtgtgcgtgtgcgtgtacCGGTGTTTGAGGAGAGTGGATGTCCACACTATGGCTGCGGTCAGAAACATCGCTGCCATGCAGATGTAGAGACGCGGCAGAGGAATCTCAGCAGCCGAGAGGAAACCAGCCGGATTCTTCTCTGTAATGTGGACCTGCACAACACACCATTatcaccaccattattatcatcaccatcatcatcctgATCACCATTATtatcaccatcaccaccaacatcatcaccaccattatcatcaccatcacacTGTCAGTCACACAATATTATTCAATCTCCTTTCAATGTCAAAAGGTTTACTGCAgataaaaatgatctaaaatgatTATTTGATACTGCAATTCTACAGCTTCCAAGATTTCAAATAACTAGAAgctataaaacagaaaaaatgttaGAACAAGTTCAGAACATGCAGAacgaagttctaataaaattcatatccacaataaagttttaaagattttaattaaaatacctAAAAGTGCCTTCTAGTgtcattaattattaaataaattgcCACAATGATCTGaaaaatgattccaaacttttgttatcaatacaaccccaattccagtgaagttgggacgttgtgtaaaacataaataaaaacagaatacgatgatctgcaaatccttttcagccgatattcaactgaacacactacaaagatgagatatttaatgttcaaacagataaacttcattgttttttgcaaatattcactcattttgaatttgatgcctgcaacacgttccagagaagttgggacaggggcgtgtttcccactgtgttacatcacctttcctttaacactcaataagcgtttgggaactgaggacactgattgttgaagctttgtaggtggaattctttcccattcctgcttgatgtacagcttcagctgctcagcagtccggggggctccgctgtcgtattttgagcttcataatgcgccacacattttcaatgggagacggtctggactgcaggcaggccagtctagtacccgcactcttttactacgaagccacgctgttggaacacgtgcagaatgtggcttggcgtcttcttgctgaaataagcaggacgtccctgaaaaagacgctgcttggatggcagcagatgttgctccaaaacctgtatggacctttcagcattaatggggccttcacagatgtgcaggttacccctgccatgggcactaacacacccccacaccatcagagaggctggcttttgaactttgagctgaaaacaatccggacagtccttttcctctttggcccggaggacacgacgtccatgatttccagaaacagtgtgaaatgtggacgcgtcagaccacaggacacttttccactctgcgtcagtccatctcagatgagctcggcccagagaagccggcggcgtttctgggtggtgttgatatgtggcttcgctttgcatggcagagttttaacctgcacttgtagatggagcgacgaactgagttcactgacagtggttttccgaagtgttcctgatcccatgtgagaatatccgttacagaatgatgtgggtttttaatgcagagccgcctgaggggtcgaaggtcacgggcattcagtgctggttttctgcctcgccgcttacctgcagagatttctccagattctctgagtcttttgatgatattatggactgtagatgatgaaatccctaaattcctgcagttgcacgttgagaaacgttgatcttaaactgttggactatttgctcacgcagttgttcactaagtggtgaaccttgcccgtcctcgcttgtgaacgcctgagcctttcagggaggctccctttatacccaatcatgacactcacctgtttccagttaacctgttcacctgtggaattttccaaacaggtgtttttgagcattcctcaactttcccagtcttttgttgcccctgtcccagcttctttgtaacgtgttgcaggcatcaaattcaaaatgagtgaatatttgcaaaaaacaataaagtttatccatttgaatattaaatatctcgtctttgtagtggattcaattgaatatcggttgaaaaggatttgcaaatcatcgtattctgtttttatttatgttttacacaacgtgccaacttcactggaattggggttgtatatgaaGATGATTATATTTCACTTCagaaaaaacataatatatatgttatatataattatattatatgacataatataaaacattgttttatcaaggttctttaataaagacaatggttccaCATAGATCCATGAACACAAGGATGCTGTGCTTACGCTGAGTGAGTATGGGCTGAAAATGCCCGGCTTCATATTGTAGCAGTTATGGAAGTTCAGACTGTACAGGCCCTGATCTTCAGCTCCCatagtaatatgaaactgagagagagagagagagagagagagagagagagagagagagagagagagagagagagagagagagacagagagagagagagagagagagagagagagagagagagagagagacagacagagacagagagagagagagacagagagagagagagagagagagagagacagagagagacagagagagagagagacagagagagagagagagagagagagacagagagagacagagagagagagagagagagagagagagagagagacagagagagagagagagagacagagagagacagagagagagacagagacagagacagagagagagagagagacagagagagagagagagagacagagagagacagagagagagagagagagagagacagagacagagagagagagacagagagagagagacagacagagagagagacagagagagagacagacagagagagacagagagagagagacagagacagagagacagagagagagagacagagagagagacagagagagagagacagagagagagagacagagagagagagagagagagagagagagagagagacagagagagacagagagagacagagacagagagagagagagacagagagagagagagacagagagagagagagagagagagacagagagagagagagagagagagagacagagagagagagacagagagagagagagagagacagagagagagagagacagagagagagagagacagagagagagacagagagagagagacagagagagagagagagagagagagagagacggagacagagagagagagagacagagagagagagagagcgagacagagagagagagagagacagagacagagagagagagagacagagagagagacagagacagagacagagagagagagagagacagagagagagacagagagagagagagagacagagagagagagagagagagacagagagagagagagacagagacagagagagacagagagagagacagagagagagagacagagagagagacagagagagagagacagagagagagagagagacagagagagacagagacagagagagagagagagagagagagagacagagacagagagagagagagacagagagagagagagagcgagacagagagagagagagagacagagacagagagagagagagacagagagagagacagagagagagagagagagagacagagagagagacagagagagagagagagacagagagagagagagagagacagagagagagagagagagacagagagagagacagacagagagagacagagagagagagacagagacagagacagagagagagagagacagagagacagacagagagagagagagagagacagagagagagagagagagacagagagagagacagacagagagagacagagagagagagacagagacagagagagagacagagagagagagagacagagagacagacagagagagacagagagagagagacagagacagagagacagagacagagagagagagagagagagagacagagagagagagagacagagacagagagagagacagagagagagagagacagagagacagacagagagagacagagagagagacagagacagagagagagagacagagacagagagagagagagagacagagagagagagagacagagacagagagacagagagagagagacagagagagagacagagagagagagagagacagagagagagagagagagagagagagagagagacagagagagagagagacagagagagagagagagagagagagagagacagagacagagacagacagagagagagagacagagagagagagacagagagagagagagagagagagcgacagacagagacagacagagagagagagagagagagagagagagagagagagagaaacaattGACACTCCATCACACCCACattatgtataaaatgatcTATTATATTTGACATACACACGTCTGGACACCTCAACTGAATTCTATGTTAAAAATCTCACTGTTGACTTATGTTGTTGGACACACTGCTTaatgaaaattttaaaatccttaaagTTAATAAATGATTTGATGAACGTTGGTGTATGTATCATAATAAGTGTCtgatttataaaagcaataattcAGCCTGAACAGCAGGAAAATCACTGGAACGTTTGTCCTACAGTCGATTAGTGCTTTAATATACACCTCAGAATGAATCTCAGGAAATCACCACCGGAAAAAGTTTCTGTGTATTAATGCTGTAAAATGACCGTTCTGACGTGTCGTTTAGAGCCTGCAGGTCAACGACCACGGATACAAACGTCTTCAGTAATGTGGAAAGTATTATTGTGGAGGGAGGGTGGGAGTGAGGTTTTAAGTTTTATTAAGGTTTTATTCAGTCTGTGTTGTGGTGAAAGACTCACTGTGAAGTTGTAGGAGTCTTTGAACTTGAAGAGGGTCAACTTCATTCCGTTTATGTTCTTCCCCTGATCAGGACCCAGGATAGAAAAATTAAACCAccaataaataatacatttaaaaaaaatgcaaacacaaATGCAAACTGACTCATGCACACACCTTCTTAGAAAGAAACTCAGTAATGCTCTTCTTGTGCTCCTctatcttctcttctttctgttcCTTCTGATCTTTCTTGTCTTCAtcatctttctcttccttcagcTTTTCCTTGTCTTCAAgatctttctgtttcttctgatCTTTCTTGTCTTCAtcatctttctcttccttcagcTTTTCCTTGTCTTCAAgatctttctgtttcttctgatCTTTCTTGTCTTCAtcatctttctcttccttcagcTTTTCCTTGTCTTCAAgatctttctgtttcttctgatCTTTCTTGTCTTCAtcatctttctcttccttcagcTTTTCCTTGTCTTCAAGATCTTTCTGTTCCTTCTGATCTTTCTTGTCTTCAtcatctttctcttccttcagcTTTTCCTTGTCTTCAAgatctttctgtttcttctgatCTTTCTTGTCTTCAtcatctttctcttccttcagcTTTTCCTTGTCTTCAAGATCTTTCAGTTCCTGTCCAGCAGCGTCCTTAGTTTTTGTCGTTTTGTCCTCAAccattttctcttctcctttgtTTGTACTGTCTTTGTTCTCACCAGCCTTGTCTTTTGTATGCCCTGAATCCAAATCTCTTTTTTTCCGGGTttctgagaagaaaaaaaaaatcttgggtGATCTTACTACATTCACTGAGCACTATTCGGTGCAATTAAACGTGAAGCATGGCACAAGGCGTAAAAGTCATGTGTGCAAATATAAAAGTGTTGTGAAAGTGTAAATGGGGGTCTGGAAGTGAATCTGGATTCAGTGTAAAAATGGACTGAATGTAAATAGTGAACACTTAGAGGACTGGGTCTAAATTTGTGTTCAAAGTGAATATGGATCTGAAGGGAAAGTAATCCAAGTGTAGACATGGGTTTAGAGCGAGTCTGGATCTGCTGTTAAAAGTGAACTGAGTGTAAACATGGGGTTTAGAGTAAATCTGGATTCAGTGTAAAAGTGGACACTAAGAGGACTGGGTGTAAATGGGTGTTCAAAGTGAATATGGATCTGAAGGGAAAGTAATCTAAGTGTAGACGTGGGTTTAGAGTGAGTCTGGATCTGCTGTTAAAAGTGAGCTGAACATAAATGTGGGTTGAGGGTGAATCAGGATCTGTTGTAAATGTGGGATGAGTTGTAAATGGGGTTTAAAGTAAACATGGATCTGTTTTGAAAAGTGAAAGttctttttaaagtaaatgggGTTTAGAGTGAATCCCGAACAGTTATGTTTATGTAAATGGTGCTGTGACAGTGAACTGAGGGTACACATGGGTTTAAGAGTGAATATGGGTCTGTTATGAAAGTGAACAGGATGTAAACAGAGGTTTAGAGTG containing:
- the LOC108413117 gene encoding protein GPR108 — translated: MACLTLLLLPLLLTLNEARIHRLSLSNETRSVVHLNTFGYFANGTLEVNLTSLYLTQISKTNFSTNPVGFSLARSHVNGVLSYTAEETEKCTLLKTRSDDTLILFIIDPLTLSVQVKSFHEEDSILMADQKKEVKETRKKRDLDSGHTKDKAGENKDSTNKGEEKMVEDKTTKTKDAAGQELKDLEDKEKLKEEKDDEDKKDQKKQKDLEDKEKLKEEKDDEDKKDQKEQKDLEDKEKLKEEKDDEDKKDQKKQKDLEDKEKLKEEKDDEDKKDQKKQKDLEDKEKLKEEKDDEDKKDQKKQKDLEDKEKLKEEKDDEDKKDQKEQKEEKIEEHKKSITEFLSKKGKNINGMKLTLFKFKDSYNFTFHITMGAEDQGLYSLNFHNCYNMKPGIFSPYSLSVHITEKNPAGFLSAAEIPLPRLYICMAAMFLTAAIVWTSTLLKHRYSVFKIHWLMASLAYIKAVSLVFHSINYHFINTEGRPIEGWAVMYYITHLLKGALLFITLALIGTGFAFVKYILSDKEKKIFMIVIPLQVLANVAYIIIEETEEASSEYVLWREILFLVDLICCGAILFPVVWSIRHLQEASTTDGKAAMNLEKLKLFRHYYVMIVCYIYFTRIIAILLKVAVPFQWQWCQEFLIEVSTLVFFVLTGFKFQPASNNPYLQLPQDEEDLEMDEVVTESGALEGISKVKKTSNGRERQRDPAL